The following coding sequences lie in one Apium graveolens cultivar Ventura chromosome 3, ASM990537v1, whole genome shotgun sequence genomic window:
- the LOC141715056 gene encoding uncharacterized protein LOC141715056, translating into MSTNNNEARILNMKASRFTIIDGELLKKSSTGLLQRCLQKHEADMVLRDTHEGEFGKHTNERNLSLKILCLGYYWMILRQNAIDYAKKYDVCQRHEPVIHQPSEHLNMSIPSCPFMKWGMDIVGKMPPAPG; encoded by the coding sequence ATGTCAACCAACAATAATGAAGCAAGGATTCTCAATATGAAGGCGTCAAGGTTTACAATTATAGATGGGGAACTATTAAAAAAATCTTCCACGGGACTACTACAGAGGTGTCTGCAAAAGCATGAGGCAGATATGGTGCTAAGGGACACACACGAAGGAGAATTTGGGAAGCACACTAATGAAAGAAATCtgtctttaaaaattttatgcTTGGGTTATTATTGGATGATACTAAGACAGAATGCCATAGACTATGCAAAAAAATATGACGTTTGCCAACGACATGAACCTGTCATACATCAACCGTCTGAGCATCTTAACATGTCCATTCCATCTTGTCCTTTCATGAAATGGGGAATGGATATCGTGGGAAAAATGCCACCTGCACCGGGATAG